The sequence below is a genomic window from Tachyglossus aculeatus isolate mTacAcu1 chromosome X1, mTacAcu1.pri, whole genome shotgun sequence.
cagggtgggggaggagacatAGCAGGGAAAACGGCGTTAGagccagagaggaaagaaggaatttAGCTTCTGCCCTGCCGTCTGCCAGTCTGGGCTGGCAGCCTGTCAGCCGGCCGGGAGACAGGCTGTGTCTGACTGTCTGGGCTGGCCATCTCTCTGGGCCCTAGGAGCTGGCCGGGGGGTGGGccttggagaggagaaggaggaagaggagaggaagaggcagtggAGCTCAGGAATTCACCCAACAGCCCAGATCTTCCAGGGAAGGCCCGGGGTCCGCTCCTCACCGGCCAGGGATTGGCGGGGGGCACCAGAGCGGAGGGCCCTTTCCGCTCAGAGTGGGCAGAGCTCCCCACGCGTGCCAAGGAACGTGGGCATTCGGCCGGGGAGCAGAGGGCCCACCCACCCCGGGCCAGGAGCGGGGAGCCCCTTGCCCTCACCCtgcgggaagggggaaaggaggaggagacggggcaAGTCATGGATCTGAGAAGACTGGGATGCAGGATCCCAGTTTCTCgggtcccccacctccccaggttTCCGGGCCTCCGTCCGTCCCCTCGGAATTCCCGGCTCGGCTCCCGGgattcccctttctttcctcaaAGAGCGGGCTCTCCGCCCGGGCCCAGAAGGGGCTCGCCCTCCTCCGGGCGgcggggaaggaaagaaagaaggaaagagggccCCGGCCGGGAGTCCCCGGGCTCCCTAGCCCCCAGGGCCCCTCAGACGAGCGCGTAGTCGAACTGGCCCCGCTCCAGCCCTTCCTTGTGGTCGGTCCAGGACGAGGCGGGCATGCGGCTGTAGGGGTCGAGCAGGATGCGGAAACAGCGGACCATGAGCACcacgaggaagaggagcaggaagacGACGAAGGCGAAGACGGTGCGCTGCTCGGCGTCCAGCCCCGCGGGGCCCGGCGGCCCCCCCAGCGAGGGCGACAGGGCCTCGTAGTCCAGGGTCCACGCATCACTCATGGTGGGAGCCTCCGCCCCGCCGCGGGGGCCACGGCGGGCTCACATCGCCATCCCCcggggccctgggagttagacggGGCGGAGGTCTGCCCTGCCCGCCGCCCTGCCCGGCTTTGGCCggtccccagccccccggcccgcccgccgTGGCCCCCGGCCCGTCACCcggtccttcccccggcctgagGCTCACCCCGGCCCGGGCAGGGCAGGCGTCTGTCTctcgggccggccggccggctggcGGGCAGCGTGGCGCTCGGGGCCGCCGCTCGCATCCCTCTGGAAACGGAGCAAGCCGCCGCGGAGCCTGACTCGCAGCTGGTTCCCATGGCGACGGGCAGCGGCCCAGCCGAGGGGGAGGCGGCGGCCGAGGGGGAGGCGGCCGAGGGGGAGGCGGCCGAGGGGGAGGCGGCcgagggggaggcgggagggagctTGGGCCGCGGCCGGGGAGCGCCGCAACTGGTGGGCTGGCCCAggacccgccccccggcccccggcccctccgccgGCCTCGCGGGCCCAAGGGGAGGGTCAAGCGGCCCGCGCCCCGGGGatgccggggggcccgggggccctcCCGGGGCGGAGGGAAGCAGCCGGTGGCAGCgggcccggggggggcgggggggcccacCGCAACGACACTTAcggcgtggctcggcggagaGCGCGCGAGCTCGGGAGGCGgcggtcgcgggttcgaatccggcCCACCCGGGGCAAggcgcttcgcttctccgggcctcggttcccccatcatctggaagatggggacgaagactgtgagccccgcgcgggccagcctgatcaccttgtaacctcccccatcatcatcatcagtcgtatttattgagcgcttactatgtgcggagcactgtactaagcgcttgggaagtccccagcgctcagaacggtgctctgcacgtggtaagcgcttaataaacgccattattctCGCTgtgctccgtgcctcggttccccgcgtctggaaaatggggatgaagaccgcgagccccatgtgggacaacctgattgccttgtatctcccccagtgctgggcacatagtcggcgcttaacaaataccaaaattatcagtTATTACTGTTACAGTGTCAGCGCGAACATCCCCACACCATAGTCCTTtacccttcatcatcaatcatatttattgagcgcttacgatgtgcagagcactgtactaagcgcttgggaagtacaaattggcaacatatagagacagtccctatccaacagtgggctcacagtctaaaagacttaaaaaAGACCCTTACTTTTAGACACGTTACCTACAGCAgacacatcccccccacccccctccatcctcccttagGAAAACAGGGGGGCCCTAAAGAGCTCGGAATGAGTACCACCTAGTGAGCTGTGAAGGACCACCAGCCACTCGAGCTCTGCCCATGTGGAGAGGACCACGGCCCAGCCCTGAGGGGGGAATGTGGATGGAGGGTGATGTCCTGCTCGCCCCTTCAACCCCGCTGCTCACGTTGCTGCTCCTAAGGCCTGTGCCGCATAAACCCCTGGACCccatccaccccttccccagaTCTCAGAGGGAGCAAGGGCATCAGGGGTGGGGGCCAGcagggagggacaagggctgagGGAAGGCTGATGCCCAGGGAGAGCCACTGAGTACGGAAAAACACGAGATCAGGATTCACCCAGCTCCCTGGAGTGCCGGGACGGGTGAGGCGGCGGACCCAGAGGGAACCCACTAGGACTCTCCGGAAAGACAAGGAGGGCGGACTGCGACTGCCCTAAGGTGGAAGTGGAAGCCGTGGAAAGTGGAAAAGAAACTACACCAAAATCTTCACAAGCAGTTACATTAATTCTAGGagtccaaaaaaataaaaaaataaataaaaacgaaGGGCTCAGTGGCTAGCGAGGACCTTGAAATAACTAGCGTCTCTGAGAGCCGGTGGAGAAAGGAAAACCGAAAGTCCCCAGTGCTTCCAAACCAGGAATTCGACAGAGGAGACAAGAACGGGCCCGAGGCCGGGGGAGTGGCACCATATTTAAGAATGTAAAAGCCTCACTGGAGGAGGGTAGTACTATGGAGTCCCTTGAGACAGAAAATTCGAACAAAATACAAGTATTGCCGCAGAGGTATGCTATTGGCTGTTTGAACAGGGCAAGGAAAGGGATCAGGATATGTTGGAGATTAGGAAAACTCTAAACTTGGGCAGGAAGTGCCAGCGGGAAACTTCGGTCACGTGCACACGGACCGCGGGATAACTCGTCAGAAGGAGAAGTGGAGGTAGTGTTTCTGGATGGGATGAAAGACCGGCTTCTGGTCTACATCTAGTCCTGGAGCCCACAAGGAAAAATAGTTGCTGGAAAAAAAAGGTTggagacagagcagggagggTGAACAGCCACTTTTCAGAGTGTAGAAACGTGTGAAGAGGGGAGGCCCCGGGACTCATTTGGTTCACAACCTTGGAATCAAACAGGCAGGAGTGGGCGATGaaatcccccatgggacagggacaggtacGGGTATACCTTCCACATGGGGAAGGGCAAGGAAAGGGATCGGGAAATGTTGGAGATTAGGAAAACTGCAAACCAGGGCAGGAAGCGCAATGTGGAGAACCGCGACTTCAGGGCCGACGGGGACAAACGGCAGGTGCTGCTCATGGAGCCCGGCGAGGGGCTGAACGGGCCCGGGGAGCTTCAGTGTGACGACGAGGTGATGCGGCCCCCTGGATCTCGGACTCCAGAGTTACCAGTCGTGACTCTGGAGGGAGTCGTCATTGAGGGTCCGGTGAGTGGCAGCAGCCACAGAGGCTGACCGGGTGCCGGAcgtggctgggaagggggaagaagccaaGCCGCGGGGCCCAACTTGGGCCCTGAGTGAAACCACGGCCCACCCTGAGCTGGAACGCCGCCGGCAGTTCTGGCCGCAGCTCACGGGAAGGGCCGAACGGAGCCAGAGCAGAGCCAGAGAAGGCCAACTAAGATGGCCACTGGGCAAGAGGAGCTTCCAGATGTGGACAGCCtaaatccactagattgtaaagtcctttagagcagggattgtgtcttcaccCTCTTTTGTACCACCTTAATtgcccagtacagagctctgcacacaaggtaggtgctcaatacatactgacGATGATGCCGAGAATG
It includes:
- the CTXN1 gene encoding cortexin-1, which codes for MSDAWTLDYEALSPSLGGPPGPAGLDAEQRTVFAFVVFLLLFLVVLMVRCFRILLDPYSRMPASSWTDHKEGLERGQFDYALV